One window of Halanaerobiales bacterium genomic DNA carries:
- the amrS gene encoding AmmeMemoRadiSam system radical SAM enzyme, which produces MKKIAEFQESIDKKVKCKLCPHHCLIKNGDSGICGVRENKDGTLYTNNYGKISSIGVDPIEKKPLYHFYPASRILSLGTYGCNFKCQFCQNWKISQGNPPTQQLTPEEVINLAEQKNVKSIAYTYSEPVVWYEYVKETAQKAAKKNIKNVLVTNGFINPEPLENILPYIDAANVDLKSFNDDFYKKYAGGSLDPVKETIKTMANNIHLEITTLLINDLNDDRKELEKLFKWITNINKSIPLHLSRYFPAHKMNRPATEIKTMENAYNLAKEYLDYVYLGNLRTTEKGNTYCPQCGKKLISRSGYNTEVFLEKGECPECSYEIAGVFK; this is translated from the coding sequence ATGAAAAAGATAGCTGAATTTCAAGAATCTATAGATAAAAAAGTTAAATGTAAACTTTGTCCTCATCATTGTTTAATTAAAAATGGAGATAGTGGTATTTGTGGTGTAAGAGAAAATAAAGATGGAACTTTATATACTAATAATTATGGGAAAATTAGTTCTATAGGCGTGGATCCTATTGAAAAAAAGCCGTTATATCATTTTTATCCAGCTTCTAGAATTTTATCTTTAGGAACTTATGGCTGTAATTTTAAATGTCAGTTTTGCCAAAACTGGAAAATTAGCCAGGGAAATCCTCCAACTCAGCAATTAACACCAGAAGAGGTTATAAATCTGGCAGAGCAAAAAAATGTAAAAAGCATAGCGTATACTTATTCTGAACCGGTAGTCTGGTATGAATATGTAAAAGAAACTGCCCAAAAAGCTGCAAAAAAGAATATAAAAAATGTACTGGTTACTAATGGATTTATTAATCCTGAACCTTTAGAGAATATATTACCATATATTGATGCGGCAAATGTTGACTTAAAATCTTTTAATGATGATTTTTATAAAAAATATGCTGGAGGAAGTTTAGATCCTGTAAAAGAGACAATAAAAACAATGGCAAACAATATTCATCTTGAAATTACTACTTTGCTTATTAATGATCTTAATGATGACAGAAAAGAATTGGAAAAATTATTTAAGTGGATTACAAATATAAATAAATCTATACCCCTTCATCTATCACGATATTTTCCAGCCCACAAGATGAATAGACCAGCAACAGAAATCAAAACTATGGAAAATGCTTATAATCTTGCAAAAGAATATTTGGATTATGTTTATCTGGGAAATTTACGGACTACTGAAAAAGGTAATACTTATTGTCCTCAATGTGGAAAAAAATTGATTTCCAGAAGTGGATATAATACTGAGGTTTTTCTTGAGAAAGGTGAATGTCCGGAATGTAGTTATGAAATTGCAGGAGTTTTTAAATAA